In Mauremys reevesii isolate NIE-2019 linkage group 13, ASM1616193v1, whole genome shotgun sequence, the sequence TCCTGCCCCACATGCCATGGCTTTGGGGTGAGTTTCAGCCCCCCCACCTGGGGgatctgggggctgggaggagctggtTGTGGGCCCCCCCCCATGAAGTCTCTGTCCCCTGGGAGGCTGGTTGTGAAGCCCCCTACAGGAAGtggatccagcccctgtcaccgtcccgtggggggctggggagctccccgccccgccccccggcccgcAGGATGTAGTTCTGCCCCCCGTTGTTGTcccacagctcctggcccccCACGTGGCAGCGCAGGGCGAACTCCAGGGCGCccccggggggcaggggcaggcggaAGGCGAAGCGGTCAgagggggggccgggcggggggccgGCGGAGGGCCCCGCGTAGGCGGCGGGGGCCTCCCGGTAGCTGGCCCAGCCGTCCCAGGTGTAGCGGACACTGACCCGCTTCTCATAGGCCAGGTTGAGAACCCGCAGGGTCcccgccacccccagccccccggccCGCACCCCCTCCAGGCACACGCCCTgcgcccccagccgccccccgaAGTCCGGCAGCCCCAGCGGGTCCCAGAAACATGGCGCCAGTGGCAGGCGCCCGGCCAGCGGGTCCTGGGGGTCCTGGAGgaaatgggcggggggggggggatggagagaaagaaagaaaattaatgtCACATGGAGCCGGGTGACTCTGCTGCtgtcatccccctccccccggctccccccatTACCTGGAAGGGCCGCAGGGGGGCGAAGTGGCGCAGGGCGTCACGCCGGAGCTGGGTGTGGACGCGCTCGGGGACCTGGGGCAGCTCAGCCGGCCAGTAGCGCCTCACGCtgaccagctccagccccagggcgtCGGCGAAGCGCACTCGCTTGCGGGACCCGGGGCTGCGGCTGCGGGATCCCCCCCCAGGGCCCCCGGCTGGGGCAGAACGGGCCCTGCGGCGCCGCCGCCCCGGCTGCCTGCACGGCTCTGGCGGCCGCGCGCGCGCCCGGGCCCGCCCCTCGGCCTCCGAGTCGAGTCGCCGCCCAGGCTGGGCCGGACGGTGCGGTATCGCCCGCCGTACAGCCCCGCGATGTAGCTCAGGTTGCGCGGGATgtcgctggggggcgggggagcgcgGGCCATGGGGCCCGGGGTGGGGCCAGCTCGCTCCGCCCGGCTCGTTCTATCGCTCCGTCCGGGCGCCGGCTCGGTCTGTCGCTCCGCCCGGGCGCCGCCCCGGTCTGTCGCTCCGCCCGGCGCCGCCCGGTCTGTCGCTCCGCCCGGCGCCGCCCGGTCTGTCGCTCCGCCCGGGCGCCGGCCCGGTCTGTCGCTCCGACCGGGCGCCGCCCCGGTCTGTCGCTCGCCCGGGCGCCGCCCGGTCTGTCGCTCCGCCCGGGCGCCGCCCCGGTCTGTCGCTCCGTCCGGGCGCCGCCCCGGTCTGTCGCTCCGCCCGGGCGCCGCCTCGGTCTGTCGCTCCGCCCGGGCGCCGCCTCGGTCTGTCGCTCTGTCAGGGCCCCGCCTCGGTCTGTCGCTCCGTCCAGGCACCAGCTCGTTCTATTGCTCTGTCAGGGCCCCACCTCGTTCTATTGCTCCGTCCAGGCACCAGCTCGTTCTATTGCTCTGTCAGGGCCCCACCTCGTTCTATTGCTCTGTCAGGGCCCCACCTTGTTCTATTGCTCCGTCCAGGCACCAGCTCGTTCTATTGCTCCGTCCGGGAGCTGTATCCTTCTGTTGCTCCGTCCAGGCCTCATTCTCAGGCTCGCGTCCTTCTGTCACGCAGTCCAGGCCTCCTCCTAGCGCTCTTCCTGGGCTCTGACTCGCTCTGTCGCTTTATCTGGGTTTTGAGTCCTTCTAGCTCTGTCCATTCTACCGCTCCAACCAAGTGCTCCCTTTTTCTATCCCTCCATTTGGGCTGTGTCTCGTTCTATCGCTCCACCACGCCGTCAGCTCATTTACCACTTCATCACTGCCTTCCACGTTCTTCTCTTCTAGCGGGTCCAAGTCTATTTCTCTGTCTGGACCCTGACTTGTTCTGTTGCTCTGTCGCTATCTTCACGTTCTTCCCTCTCAGAAATTCTCCTCTCTCTCCGTCTGGGCTGCGTCTCGTTCTATTACTCTGGCAGGGCGCTGGCTTATTCTACTCCATCCTCACCGCCTTCCAGGTTCCTCCCCTCCAGAGCTTCTGAGACCACGTCTCTGTCTGGACTCTGCCTCCTTCGATCTCTGTCGTTGTCTTGTTCCTTTTTTCTGGAGAGTCTCAATTTATCACTGCAGCCAGGTGCTGCTTTGTTCTCTCTCTCCGTCAATCTGTCTTCCACATTCTTCCCTTTCAGAGGTTCTGAGTGTCTCCCTCTGTCCAGGCTCTGATTTGTTCTGTCGCTCCCGCACtgtctccttctctctcctcctatcCTGACGTAACTCTGCCtgccactttcctctcctcctggcTCTCTCGTTCTCTTGCGGCCGGGCTCTGTCTCGCTTGGTCACTGCCTCTTTCTCTTTCACCTTTTTTCCTCCAGCAGatgcccctcctccctccctccctttctcttcttctttcactatccctccatccctcctggTCCAGGAGCACGTAAAATCTGACTTGGCAATTACCGTAATGCTCAGAAACAGCACATCACCTCCAAGCAATCTCCCCTCCTTCCAATGCTCAcggctccccatccccccccccaccctctgtccacTAGCCAGGAGGTGGGGGTGCGGTAATTGCGCCTTCCAGACCATACGGAGTTAACCTGgcaggaacccaggcgtccgggagtCTAGGCGCAGCTGGGGACACCATGTACCTGAGAGGGGAAGGGCCTAAAACCTTCCACTCTGGGATCAATAATTCATGAGACAAGATGCAGCTAATGGATCCCGGGAAgccagcccgggggtgggggactgaggggaggcagagctggggctggggctggggacagtcgggagtgaggggcaccggcaggggtcggagtgaggggcaccggcagggcggggggcggggctgcggtcgggagtgaggggcaccggcagggcgggggcgggggctgcgggtcgggagtgaggggcaccggcggggctggggggggctgggctgcgggtcgggagtgaggggcaccggcaggagggggggggcaggggctgcgggtcgggagggaggggcaccggctgggcggggggggcgggggctgcgggtcgggagtgaggggcaccggcagggctggggagcctgcgggtcgggagtgcgggggaccggcagggctgggggctgcgggtcgggagtgaggggcaccggcggggtgggggcggggcagagtctgccgggggggggggaacaggccTCGCGCCCGGGGCAGCCATGTTGGTTTATCAGCCTGTGGGGTCATGTGACGGTTGGGGTCAGGTTCTGGGGTCAGGGGTGAAGCAGGGAAAAGATCAGCGGCCCAGGGGGTCAAGATGGGGTCAAAGGTCAGACGTGGGCGGGGCTTCATTAGGGCTGCGGACTCCCGCcaatggggctgggggaggtttaTTCAATGATGGGCGtttgttcagccaatcagctGCCAGGGTTGGCCCGTCGGCCAATGGGGCCGCAGATACGGGGAAGAACGTGACCGATCATGATGTTGAGCCAATCAAAAGCGTCCGACCTGCGCCGGGTAACCAATCAGAAAGCAGCGCTCTGTTGAATGGCGGAACCCTGCCCCAATCGGGTCGGAGCGATGGCGGACAGTGGGCCAATCAGAGTTGTGGGCTCGGGGCTTCCGGAAGGCGACTAAGCACGCGGGAGGGCTCTGTTGACGGGCGGGTGTCTCCACCAATGGGATTAGAGCGATGGCGGCCGCTAGGCCAATCAGGCGCGCCTTCCCGGCCCTACCGCCGGGCCAGCcaatggggtggggctgagggggcggGCCGCGCCCGGGCGGCCAATGAGGAGCGGCGCGCGGCGCAGCGGCCGGCCCAGCGCGGGGCAGAGCAGCAGCCGCCATGGCCTCGTCGGCGCGGGGCAGCGGGGGCGCgcgcggggcgggggtggggccggAGGCGGGCGGGGCCCCCCCCGCGCAGTCCGGGAACGGGCTGGGCGGGGGGCcggagccgggggcggggcccgcgcgcggcgggcgggggcggaggaggaggaggaggggaggggagctgctgctggacgggggccgggccggggcggcgCACGGGGGCCCGCACCCGCCCCCGTCCGCCTCCGCCcccgggccgggcctggggccCGGCGCCCACCGCCcctgaggagctggaggaggaggccgGGCTGGGCGAGGGGACCCCGGGGACCCCGCCATCGAGGACCCGGTGAGGGGTGGGGCACGTGGGGAGAGATGTGAGGGGAGGGGCAtgtgggagggagatggggagggggagatgtgaGGGGCGTGGGGCGGGCATGTGGGgggagatgtgaggggggaggggcgggcacgtggggggaggggcggggccccGGGCCGGAGAGGGGCAATAGGCTGTGGGGGTTAGAACAGGGCGGGGGCAGGtctggtgaggggggagggggagatatgaggggcggggcgggcacgtggggtgaggggtgggcccgtgggggaagatggggggggagctgtgagggggtggggcacgtgggggggagagatgtgagggggaggggcatgtgggagggagatggggggaggggggagatgtgaGGGGCGTGGGGCGGGCACGTGGGgggagatgtgaggggggaggggcgggcacGTGGGGAGGGGGCCCGGGCCGAGGAGAGGGGCAATAGGCTGTGGGGTTAGAACAGGCGGGGGCAGATCTGGTGGGGCTGGTCTCAGGGCCTAACCAGGCGAAGGGGCTTTAGGGTGGGGGTGCAGAGTTGGGGCGTTGGGCTCTCTGTTGGGGGGCCTGGGTAGGGTGGGGGTGTGTTGgtccaggggcagggcagagctatgGGGGGAGTTGTGAGGGAGGGTGACATGGGGTGGCGGATGCCTGTGGGAGGGTGAATCAGGCCCCCAATCTGACCCTCCTGCCTCTCAGGAGCTGGAGGCCATCAAAGCCCGTGTGcgggagatggaggaggaggcggagaagctgaaggagctgcagaacgaGGTGGAGAAGCAGATGAACATGAGCCCCCCACCAGGCAACGGTGAGACCCCGTCGGGCCCCCTGTGCATGGCGAAGTTAGGGGACATCTGTGAACTACACTGTCCTGAATTGTATTTGTGTAGGACCTACGTAaacaccatcccttccccccaatATACCCTTTGGACTGTGTGGGTGGTGGTGAATTCCAGATGCATTTGGGAGTCTCGCTGTTCTGAACTGTATTTCTGTAGGACCTGTGTAAACTGTAacctcccaccccagaggcatGAAGCTAGGATGCATTTGGGATTCACGCTGCTTTGCATTTTATTTGTGTAGGGTGTGTGTAAATACTACCTTTTTGTATGTGTAGGACCTATGTAAACAATAACCACCCCACCATTCACTCTCAGACCCCCATCCTGTGGGGATGGCAAAGCCCAGAGACACATGCGAATTGTGCTCCTCTGATTTTTATTTGTGTAGCACCTACATAAATGCTATCATCTGGTTTGCGTAGGACCTATGTAAACACCGGCCTCACTCATGCTGTTCTGAATCTCTCAGGTAGGTCCTACGTAAACGCTACCCCTTGGGTTGTTTGTGTAGGGCCTGTTTATACATTTATCCATACTAGTTGCTGTATAAATCCAGTGCAGAAAGGGGGGTCTTCCCCTCTCTGTTCTGGTAAAGGGGGTGCCCTGGAAGAGAGATGGGGTACAGCCCCCACTTACTAAGGCCCTGGTTCTCTCTTCACAGCTGGCCCAGTCATCATGTCCTTAGAAGAAAAGATGGAGGCAGATGCTCGGTCCATATACGTGGGTAATGTAAGTGGGGGAGccatggaggggctgggggggttcaggggacCCCATTTCTCAGCCCCCCCTCTTTTCCAGGTGGATTATGGGGCAACGGCCGAAGAGTTGGAGGCTCATTTCCACGGCTGCGGGTCCGTCAACCGTGTCACCATCCTGTGTGATAAATACAGTGGGCACCCCAAGGGGTGAGTGAGAGTCCGGGGGATCGGGAGGGGGCGTGTACCagaagggaggggctggaggagaagCTGCGGCCCTGTGGGCTGGGTTTCGGGGGGGCTGTGTTTTGCGGTGTCTAATGTGGGATCCCCCCCAGGTTTGCCTACATTGAGTTCTCCGACAAGGAGTCTGTGCGCACCTCCATGGCGCTAGACGAATCGCTGTTCAGGGGGCGACAGATCAAggtgagccctgcaccccaaagcTCAGGCCCCCAGATCCTGCCCAGAGCCCTAGGCTCTCTCCTGGCCCCTcgaacccccaaccccaccttCCCTTCTTTAGCCTGGGCCTGAgctccatttctctcccctgccccgcaagttcccacttccctccccccggCGTGGGCCTCTCTGACCCCCCTCTTGCCCCGCAGGTGATCCCCAAGCGGACCAACCGGCCCGGCATCAGCACCACAGACCGGGGCTTTCCCCGGGCCCGGTACCGCGGGCGCGGTTCTGGCTACACCAGCTCCCGGGCCCGGTTCTACAGTGGATTCAGCAGCCGACCCCGCGGACGCTCATACAGGTCTGGGGGGCCGGGCCGCAGcaggcaggatgcctgggttctctcccggctctgggaggggagtgcgggctagtggttagaggggggtGGCACTtagagccaggacacctgggttctctccccggctctggggtgtgtgtggggtgtagtggttagagcaggaggggctggcagccaggactcctgggttctctccccagctcttgggtgtgtgtggggtgtggtagttagagcagtggggagggctgggagccaggactcctcggttccctccctggctctgggtgtgtgtgtgtgcgggggggggtgtagtggttagagtagtggggagggctgggagccaggactcctgggttctctccccagctctgggtgtgtgtgtggggggtgtagtggttagagcgggggggggcacttagagcccggacacctgggttctctccccagctctggggtgtgtgtggggtgtagtggttagagcgggggggctgggagccaggactcctgggttcttcggttgtattttctcttctcctctctcttcccGTGGTTTATTAACTCGTTCCCTTCTTCTCTCCTCTGCAGGGGCCGGGCTAGAGCAACCTCATGGTATTCCCCTTACTAAAAGTGTTTTttgggaaagaaaaggaaaaaaaaaaaaaaaaaaagaggaaaaaaaaagagaagaatgtGACAGTGCTGGAGCAGCCCCGTGGGGGCGAGCCGTGGGGcgcggtggggggcggggctggctctATGGGCACAGGGCACTCCTCCTCTCTGTCCTCCTTCGCTCCCCGTTTCCCTGCCATGGGCGGGCTCCTCCCTCCGTCCGCCCCggcctgctcccttccctcctgcccccggcccccttCACTTCTCCGCCTTGGGTGCGCGAGCTTcgctcctcccttctccctggcTCCTTCCCTCGGTCGGGTCGGGCGCCGTCCTTCCgctcctccctttctccccccccgcGGGTGGGACCTGGCCCCGGCactgccccttctgccccccgcctggctctctcctcccttccactgcccccttccctccatccGGGCCGGGGCTGTTACCTGCGTATTTCAGTGTCTTTATCTTTGCAGGTGGCTTTAGCCTGAAGGAATTGTCGAGCCGCACGGAGCTCTTGCGACCAGATTAAATATTTTGGGGGGGAGGCGGTGCAGGGATTGGGggggcctttctcctcccccctttattttaatttccaggctggggggggtgagggcagggggagggaaattaaaaaaaaaaatgttacgagggtggaaaaaaaataaaagatgttTTTGGAAGAAACAAAAGGGGGCGCCTGGTGATTtggggcaggactcctggctcttgtaagtggggtggggctggggaccaggactcctggcttcttaGGGGTCACAGCTGTATTTGCTGAGGGGGTGCATCTTAGCAAGGGGTGCGTGGAGAACCAGCCCccgtgcaggggagggggcctgagctgggggcggggtgtgGCCGTGGGAGGCCCTTGAGTCCAGTCTATTGTGTCATCTCTTGATCACATGACGTGGGTTGAGGGGGTGGGTCACATGACCAGGGTCATGGGGGGGGGTAGGTGGTGTGAAAAGGGCTCTTGACagtggtgctgtgtgtgtgtgaggggggaggggttCTCTGCTGATGGGGGGGGGTCTTGATAAGGATGGGGTTCCCCAGGAGCATTCAGGGTCAAAGGGGAGTTAGGGGGGTCCTTAGAGAGTGGTGGGGTGTtgctggggggtggcaggggccccAGCAAGGGTTAGGCAgttgcagggggatgaggggtccCCCTGGCATGttagctggtggggtgggggcagacagcAAGGACAGGTGCACCCACTGCCCCCCTCTAACCATTAGCCCTCACCACCCTCCTGGCCCCCTTTCCCTGATGTCAGTGGAGATGAGTGGGGGGGTctgggatttgaaccagggtcccttCCATCCCCAGTAGGAGGCTGTTATCCCGCTGCCCTTTGCCTCCCGCTCTGTCAGCCTGGGCCCCATGGGTGGTGCTGGTGTGTGTGCTCGGCGCTTGGCTGTGCTCTTGGCATGTTCCTTGCATGTCATGGGCCTGCCTGGCGTGTTGTTGCCTGGCACAGGCCTGCCACAAGTCCAGGTGTGGCCCTGGCATGGAGTTCACATGGTCACCTGGCCAGGTGTGTTCCTGGGCCTGGCCCACCCACACCCATGGACAGGCCCAGCAgcgtgtggggggggcgggggtggtggtGCCTCTCAGCTGgcgtgagaacccaggagtcctggttcccagctctcttcccctgccccccccccccccccgctgtaacCACTAGATCCTACTGCCCACAGCCTGGCCTCCAACTCTCCTCCCCATCACAGCCTCTGGCCCTCcccccctgttcctgccccaccTTTCttagggaatgggggggggttgCTGGTTCTGATCTggccctggggggcaggctgtccccccccccccccagaggagCAGAGACAATTGGCTTTTTCATTGATTTATTATTTACAAACATAGAAAAAATCTTTCCTGAGAGAGCAGGTCACCTGTGGGCTCCTGGTGAGGGGGTGCGGGTCGGGCGGGAGGGGCCCCAGCAAAGCTGCCAAGGgaggtgccaggggctggggacTCATCGGTTCTTAGCAGTTCGGGCTGCCGAGGGGGCCCATCCCCTTTGCTGGGCTTTACCCAGACTCCTCTGCTCCCTCTTGCCTTGGCCATTCTCCCATGAGCCTCTGCTCCATGCTGGTGTTggctgaccccccccccgctAATGCGCCCCGTctccaggtgtgtgtggggggattcctctgctgctgcccaACCGCAGTCAAGTCTTTGGCAttgctctgacccccccccagcaACTTTGGGGCCCCCAGGGTTGGGGGGTGACCCATCCACCCTCCATGAGTCCAGACCCTGAAATATAAATAATACGAAGATTCCCCCCTGTGAAGAGGGTCAGGGCTTTGCGGGGCAGGACCTGGACTGGGGGCAGAGGTCACAGGTCAAGGGGCTTTTTGGTTGGGGGGCAGGCCAGGAGGGGAAGCCCTTGGGTGGGGTCAAGAGTGGAGGTAACGGGGGTCGCAGAGGGCAAAGGTCAAGGCCGGGGCACACGGTGTCAGGGATTGCAATGGGCCATTGGATGCGGGTCAGGAGGGGGCCAGGGTGCTGAGCAGGCCGGTGAAGGCCTGCGCCCGCCGGGAGAGCTCGGCCAGGCGCTCCTGGAGCAGGCGGGCGGCAGGGGCGGAGGGGTAGCTCAGCGCCGCCGCCTTGACCGACAGCACAGCCCccttgagggcctggcacagggCGCCGGCGGCTGCCCCCACCCGGGCCCGCACGGGGGCCGAGGCCGCCTGGCGCGCCAGCGTGTCGCCCACGAAGACCAGCTTGTGTGCCGTGACCAGCACGAAGCGCCCATGCGGCACGAAGACGCCCGGCGGCTGGTTGGCCCCGGCGCTGGCCAGCAGGGCCTCCGTGGCTGCCAGGAGGGTGGCGTAGTGTGTCCGGCACTGGCCCGCATAGAACTGCAGCAGCTGGGCATCCTCGGCGCTGGGCGGcacctgggcagggcagggcagggagagggtcaGTGCTGGAAGGGGCCAttcctgccccaggctggggaggggaggggagggggtaggaCCCAGGAGTCTGGGAGGCGACCCCTTCCGCCTCCAGGAGATGAGACCAAGGAATCCGGGAACCTTGACACCCCCCATTCACCCACCACCCAGGAAGGACCTCACCCTTCTGAAAATGGCACCCAGGCATCCGGGAGAGCTTAACCGCCATCCACCACCAGGGaaagggacccaggcgtccgggaagGAACCACccctacctcctcctcctccagcaaaaGAGGGGTCTCTGGTTGGGGTCTGGGGCTGGTTGCCTCCTCTGGGGGGTCACAGTCTGTAGCCGGGGGCTGGAGCCTGTCTGTCCCCTACAGGGGCAGAAGTTGGATTTGGGGTCAGGGGTCAAAGGTCAGTGATTGTGGGACAGGGTTGACAGGAGGGGTCTGGGAAAGAAGTGTCCATTTGGCATTTTGGGAAGGCTGAGATTGAGGTTAGAGGTCAGGGACCCTGGGGCCAGGTTGGCTTTGGGGTCAAGGTCAGTGACCTGTAGTCATAGGGTTGGGGTCAGAGGTCAGGGTGGCATTGGGCTGAGAGGTTATTGGACAGAAAGCTGGGGTGAGGCAGAGGTCACAGATCAGGGACTGGGTAGCTGGGTGCAGGCTGGCATTAGGGTCAGAGGTCAGGGATCAGGTAGCTGGGATTGGGCTGGTATTAGGGAGGAAGTCAGAGGTCAGGCAGCCAGGCTTGGGTTGACATCAGGACCAAGGTCAGGTTGGCATTAGGGAGGGGGTCAGAGGTCATGGATCAGGTAGCTGGGCTTGGCTGGTTTTAGGGTCAGAGGCCAGGGACTGGGTAGCTGGGTTCAGGTTGGTGTTGGGGGTCAGAGCTCGGGTAGCTGGTCTCAGAGTGGggttgggggtcagggctcagggtggTGTCAGGGGTCAGAGGTCAGGGTTTGGGTAGCCGGGCTCAGGGTGGTGTCAGGGGTCAGAGGTCAGGGTGGTGTCGGGGGTCAGAGCTCAGGGTGGTGTCAGGGGTCAGAGCTCAGAGCTCGGGTAGCTGGGCTCAGGGTGGTGTCGGGGGTCAGAGGTCAGGGTTTGGGTAGCCAGGCTCAGGGTGGTGTCGGGGGCCAGAGGTCAGGGTGGTGTCAGGGGTCAGAGGTCAGGGCAGTGTCGGGGGTCAGGGTTTGGGTAGCCGGGTTCAGGGTGGTGTCGGGGGTCAGAGGTCAGGGCTCAGGGTGGTGCCAGGGGTCAGAGGTCAGGGTAGCCGGGCTCAGGGTGGTGTCGGGGGTCAGAGGTCAGGGCTCGGGCCAGCATCGGGGGTGGTGCTCCCAGCTCACCTTGAGGTGGACGTAGTCGTATTCCTCCGCCAGTCGGATCCCCTCGTATTCGCTGTgcccatcccccgccccctcGTCcggcccccccgccagccccaccaggcggggcgggggtgggggcaggggccggtCCTGGATGCTGCCCTTGCGGGGGCCGGGCGAGGGCAGGGCGGGCAGGGGGCGGCGTGAGAGGCTCTCGGCCGAGGGCAGCCGGGcgcctgcccgccccccccacctcgcccaggctcagcccccccagggccgcCTCCGGTGCGGGGGGCCCCGGCAGGTCGTACTCCCCCCCTAGCAGCTCCTCCGGCGACTCGTACAGGTTGAGCAGGGCGGACGCCCGGCGCAGGTTGGAGGGGGCGGCGTAGACGGGGGCTGCTTCTTCCTCccgtccctcctcctcctcctggaccGGGGGCGGCTTGGCCGGGGGGGGCACATTGTAGGGGTCAGCGTCCAGCTCTGCCGCCTGCTTGGGGAAGGGCGAGGGGGTGTCATAGGTGTCGGAGAGGGGGGCGTCCCGCAGGAGGGAGCCGGGGACATCGtagacctgggggtggggggggaaggaaggtgaATCAAGGCTCAGACACTGGTCCCCCCAtctccccgcccccttcccgagttcccctccaccccccgtccCCCATTCTCACCTCGCTGGGGTCCCTGTCTCTCCGGGTGGCACGGGGCACCTTGTAGATATCATCACAGGGGGTTGGGCATGGCCGGGTGGGTGGGGGCACCACATACACctggagggggggcagagaggggtcagGGCCTGGTCACCTGGGGTCTCAGGCCGAGCTGTGGGGGTGGatcccggacacctgggtcctcaGGCCAGGCTGTGGCTGATGGGGGTGGGCAGTGGTATGGGAGATCCCCAGGGGAGATTGTGTTGGAGGACCTTGAACGCCTGGGTTCCCTGGTTGGATGGCGGAGCGGGGGCGGCAGTGGGAgatcccggacgcctgggttctcacctcctgctgctcctcctcctgccctgcgctgctgctcctctggccctggggcgggTGGTAGAGGGCAGCTGGCGCGCTCTCCTTGCGGGGCGCCGGCGAGAGGTTGGGGGGCCCCGGCTCGGGCAGG encodes:
- the EFS gene encoding embryonal Fyn-associated substrate, yielding MSAQLARALFDNVAECPEELSFRRGDLMLVLQPEVPGLAGWHLCSLHGQQGIVPANRVRVLPEPGPPNLSPAPRKESAPAALYHPPQGQRSSSAGQEEEQQEVYVVPPPTRPCPTPCDDIYKVPRATRRDRDPSEVYDVPGSLLRDAPLSDTYDTPSPFPKQAAELDADPYNVPPPAKPPPVQEEEEGREEEAAPVYAAPSNLRRASALLNLYESPEELLGGEYDLPGPPAPEAALGGLSLGEGPDEGAGDGHSEYEGIRLAEEYDYVHLKGTDRLQPPATDCDPPEEATSPRPQPETPLLLEEEEVPPSAEDAQLLQFYAGQCRTHYATLLAATEALLASAGANQPPGVFVPHGRFVLVTAHKLVFVGDTLARQAASAPVRARVGAAAGALCQALKGAVLSVKAAALSYPSAPAARLLQERLAELSRRAQAFTGLLSTLAPS
- the PPP1R3E gene encoding LOW QUALITY PROTEIN: protein phosphatase 1 regulatory subunit 3E (The sequence of the model RefSeq protein was modified relative to this genomic sequence to represent the inferred CDS: deleted 2 bases in 1 codon), with the translated sequence MARAPPPPSDIPRNLSYIAGLYGGRYRTVRPSLGGDSTRRPRGGPGRARGRQSRAGSRGGGRRARSAPAGGPGGGSRSRSPGSRKRVRFADALGLELVSVRRYWPAELPQVPERVHTQLRRDALRHFAPLRPFQVMGGAGGRGMTAAESDPQDPLAGRLPLAPCFWDPLGLPDFGGRLGAQGVCLEGVRAGGLGVAGTLRVLNLAYEKRVSVRYTWDGWASYREAPAAYAGPSAGPPPGPPSDRFAFRLPLPPGGALEFALRCHVGGQELWDNNGGQNYILRAGGRGGELPSPPRDGDRGWIHFL
- the LOC120380535 gene encoding polyadenylate-binding protein 2, with the translated sequence MEEEAEKLKELQNEVEKQMNMSPPPGNAGPVIMSLEEKMEADARSIYVGNVDYGATAEELEAHFHGCGSVNRVTILCDKYSGHPKGFAYIEFSDKESVRTSMALDESLFRGRQIKVIPKRTNRPGISTTDRGFPRARYRGRGSGYTSSRARFYSGFSSRPRGRSYRGRARATSWYSPY